The Bos indicus x Bos taurus breed Angus x Brahman F1 hybrid chromosome 10, Bos_hybrid_MaternalHap_v2.0, whole genome shotgun sequence genome has a segment encoding these proteins:
- the PLA2G4F gene encoding cytosolic phospholipase A2 zeta yields the protein MPWVLWPRWLTSKGLPLLGAVQLQKREKKGPQCEQWRRETHPFYDLQVKVLRAKNIQGTDLLSKADCYVQLWLPSASPSPSRTRVVANCSDPEWNETFHYRIHGAVKNVLELTLYDKDILDNDQLSLLLFDLRSLKPGQPHTHTFPLSQQESHELQVEFVLEKSQVPAPEVITNGVLVAQPCLRIQGTLRGDGTAPHLGHGPRQIQLAVPGAYEKPQLLPLQPPTEMGVPAMFTFHVNPVLSSKLEVGLGEKLMVQGDPRAKEESQTSKPGILLSSLALGQEQQCVVALGEGQEVAMSVKAEMSSGDLDLRLGFDLCDGEKEFLEKRKRLVSKALQQALGLSHAPDSSQVPVVAVLGSGGGTRAMSSLYGSLAGLQELGLLDTVTYLSGVSGSTWCISTLYQDPAWSQVALQGPIERAQARVCSSKMGAMSTERLQYYAQELGIRESLGHSTSLVDLWGLLIEYFLYQEENPAKLSDQKEAVSRGQNPYPIYASINVRSNISGEDFAEWCEFTPYEVGFPKYGTYVPTELFGSDFFMGHLLQLRPESRICYLQGMWGSAFAASLDEIFLKTSGRGLSFLDWLKDSVNITDGSQELQLHDPGRLRTRLFTPQGPFYQAVLDICTSRLTSAENSNFTRGLYLHEDYVSGREFVAWKDLHPDAFPNQLTPMRDCLYLVDGGFAINSPFPLSLQPQRAVDLILSFDYSLDAPFEVLQMTEKYCLDRGISFPRIEVSLEDMKEPHECYLFAKAEDPSSPIILHFPLVNRTFRTHLAPGVERKTAEEKAGGDFVINGPDTPYGMMNFTFEPQEFEQLVALSRYNVLNNVETVRKALQLALDRRQTGDRTGG from the exons ATGCCCTGGGTGCTCTGGCCCAGGTGGCTGACAAGCAAGGGGCTGCCCCTCCTGGGTGCGGTGCAGCTACAGAAGCGAGAGAAGAAGGGACCTCAGTGCGAGCAGTGGCGG CGGGAGACCCACCCCTTCTATGACCTCCAGGTGAAGGTGCTGAGGGCCAAAAATATCCAGGGCACAGACCTTC TGTCCAAAGCTGACTGCTATGTGCAACTGTGGCTGCCCTCGgcatcccccagcccctcccggacCAGAGTGGTGGCCAACTGCAGCGACCCCGAGTGGAATGAGACCTTTCACTACCGGATCCATGGTGCCGTGAAG AATGTCCTGGAGCTCACCCTCTATGACAAGGACATCCTGGACAATGACCAGCTCTCCCTGCTGCTGTTTGATCTGAGGAGCCTCAAGCCAggccaaccacacacacacaccttcccccTCAGCCAGCAG GAGTCACACGAGCTGCAGGTGGAATTTGTTTTGGAGAAGAG CCAGGTGCCCGCACCTGAAGTCATCACTAATGGGGTCCTGGTG GCTCAGCCGTGTTTGAGAATCCAGGGCACCCTCAGGGGCGATGGGACAGCCCCACATCTAGGGCACG GCCCTAGGCAGATTCAGCTGGCAGTGCCTGGAGCCTACGAGAAGCCCCAGCTCTTGCCCTTGCAGCCTCCCACGGAGATGGGCGTCCCAGCCATGTTCACCTTCCACGTGAATCCAGTACTCAGCTCCAAGCTGGAGGTGGGCCTAGGAGAGAAGCTCATGGTCCAG GGCGACCCGAGGGCCAAGGAGGAGTCCCAGACCAGCAAGCCTGGCATCCTGCTCTCATCTCTGGCCCTAGGCCAGGAGCAGCAGTGTGTCGTGGCCCTGGGGGAG GGCCAGGAGGTGGCCATGAGTGTGAAGGCAGAGATGAG CTCTGGAGACCTTGACCTGCGTCTTGGCTTCGACCTCTGTGATGGGGAGAAGGAGTTTCTGGAGAAGAGGAAGCGGCTCGTGTCCAAGGCCCTTCAGCAGGCTTTGGGGTTGAGCCACGCTCCCGATAGTAGCCAG GTGCCGGTGGTGGCCGTGCTGGGTTCAGGAGGTGGAACCCGAGCCATGTCGTCTTTGTATGGCAGCCTGGCTGGGCTACAGGAGCTCGGCCTCTTGGACACTGTGACCTACCTGAGCGGGGTCTCTGGGTCCACCTG GTGCATCTCCACACTCTACCAGGACCCCGCCTGGTCCCAGGTGGCCTTGCAGGGCCCTATTGAGCGTGCCCAGGCTCGGGTGTGCAGCAGTAAGATGGGGGCAATGTCCACAGAGCGCCTGCAGTACTACGCCCAGGAACTGGGGATCCGGGAAAGCCTCGGCCACAGCACTTCCCTCGTTGACCTCTGGGGCCTTCTCATTGAATATTTCCTGTACCAGGAG GAAAATCCTGCCAAGCTGTCTGACCAGAAGGAGGCAGTCAGCCGGGGCCAGAACCCTTACCCCATCTACGCCAGCATCAACGTCCGAAGCAACATCAGTGGGGAGGACTTTGCAG AGTGGTGCGAGTTCACCCCCTATGAGGTCGGCTTCCCCAAGTACGGCACGTATGTTCCCACCGAGCTCTTTGGCTCAGATTTCTTCATGGGGCACCTGCTGCAGCTCCGGCCCGAGTCCCGGATCTGCTACCTGCAGG GTATGTGGGGCAGCGCCTTTGCAGCCAGCCTGGATGAGATCTTCCTAAAGACCTCTGGCCGGGGCCTCAGCTTCCTAGACTGGCTCAAAGACAGTGTGAACATCACAG ATGGCTCCCAAGAGCTCCAGCTTCACGATCCAGGGCGGCTGAGAACCAGGCTCTTTACCCCTCAGGGACCCTTCTATCAGGCTGTGCTGGACATATGCACCTCCCGGTTGACCTCAGCCGAGAACTCCAACTTCACCCGGGGCCTCTACCTGCACGAGGACTATGTGTCTGGCAGGGAGTTTGTGGCCTGGAAAG ATTTGCATCCAGACGCCTTCCCCAACCAGCTCACTCCCATGAGAGACTGTCTATACCTGGTGGACGGAGGCTTTGCCATCAACTCCCCATTCCCGCTGAGCCTGCAGCCACAAAGAGCTGTGGACCTCATTCTGTCCTTCGACTATTCCTTGGATGCCCCTTTTGAG GTCTTACAGATGACAGAGAAGTACTGCCTGGACCGAGGCATCTCCTTCCCCAGGATTGAGGTGTCCCTGGAGGACATGAAGGAACCCCACGAGTGCTACCTGTTTGCCAAGGCTGAGGACCCAAGCTCACCCATCATACTGCACTTCCCCCTGGTCAACCGTACCTTCCGCACACACCTGGCCCCAG GTGTGGAGCGAAAAACGGCTGAGGAGAAGGCTGGTGGGGACTTTGTCATCAATGGGCCAGACACTCCCTATGGCATGATGAACTTCACCTTTGAGCCCCAAGAGTTTGAGCAGCTGGTGGCCCTGAGTCGATACAATGTCCTGAACAATGTGGAGACAGTGCGGAAGGCCCTCCAGCTGGCTCTAGACCGGCGACAGACTGGGGACAGGACTGGAGGCTGA